The sequence GCCTATGCCGTCTGGTTGCGCGGCAGGGAGGAGTCCTTCCGCCAGTTGCGTCGTGCCTTGGTCTGGCTATCCCCGGTCCAGCGGCTCGGACGCCTGGAGGACCGTCACCGTGCCCTGCTGCCCCGGCTCCAGGCGGCCGGGCGTGGCCTTTGGCGCGGACGCGGACGGCAACTGGCCGCGGCTGTGGACAGGCTCGATCGGGCCTTTGGCCCGTTTCGGGTGGAACAGGCGAGAGGGGAAATGGCGGCATTGTGTCGCCGCATGGATAGGGCGGTGCTGGCTCTGCATCAAGGGCGGGAGCGCGATCTGGCGATGCTTTGCGCCGCGTTGCGCGGGCTTGATCCCGAGGCGCCCCTTGAGCGAGGGTACGCCTTGGTGCGGATTGGGCGCACCGGACAATTTCTGCGCGGCCCGAAAGAGGTGACGCCGGGCGAGTCGCTTGATATCAGAGTCCGGGATGGCCGTGTCGCGGCCGTTGTTGCCGAGACTCGGACAGAAACACGGGAGAAGGAATGAAACGGTTTGCATTCTGGGTTTTTCTGATAACGATGTTGTGTTTGTCCATGGTACCTCTTTCGGTTCCTGCCCAGGGGTTCGGGCTGGAGGAAGGGGACGGCGTTCCCATGGATTCCTCTGCCGTGGCCCAGTCGGTTCAGGCTGAAAGCCCCACCCCCGGATCGGCACTGGTGCTGGCAGCTCCCGGTCAGGCCGGAGTGGGTCAGCCGTTTCTGGTGCGCCTGACCTCGGATCAGCCCCTTGATAGCGTTTCCGTCCACTGGCAGGGCAAGGAAGTGGTACCGACCATTTCGGTGTGGAACGACCGGCATGTGGCCCTGGCCATGCTCGGAACCGACGTTCTCAATGCCAAGACGGGCAAGGAGGAGCTGGTGGTCATCGCTTCCATTGACGGCAAGGAGAGCACCCTGCGGCGATCCCTTCAGCTGGTGCCGGTGGAGTATCCACGGCAGGAACTGACCCTGCCCGAGAAGATGGTCACTCCGCCCGCAGAGGTTCTTGAACGCATCAGGGCTGAACGCGAAGTGACGAGGGCGGCCCTGGAAACCGTGTCGCCAGTG is a genomic window of Pseudodesulfovibrio alkaliphilus containing:
- a CDS encoding M23 family metallopeptidase gives rise to the protein MVPLSVPAQGFGLEEGDGVPMDSSAVAQSVQAESPTPGSALVLAAPGQAGVGQPFLVRLTSDQPLDSVSVHWQGKEVVPTISVWNDRHVALAMLGTDVLNAKTGKEELVVIASIDGKESTLRRSLQLVPVEYPRQELTLPEKMVTPPAEVLERIRAEREVTRAALETVSPVRMWRLPLERPVGGEESSPYGAQRILNGKPKNPHRGLDFRSPMNNPIKCVADGVVILVGDFYYAGKSIYVDHGNGVISLYFHLEKPMVKEGDTVQRGQVIGLTGMTGRSTGPHLHLSISVLGRLVDPAPLLKYTVDDMLN